A single region of the Vanacampus margaritifer isolate UIUO_Vmar chromosome 13, RoL_Vmar_1.0, whole genome shotgun sequence genome encodes:
- the dnttip2 gene encoding deoxynucleotidyltransferase terminal-interacting protein 2 isoform X1, protein MVATRRGSRVCSPTKTNVEQRVEDLVNATPSTGRRTRSAASQVKNSTQRVLLETSSRLQEESGGRPTPLLRRCTRASRLHSPEQSCTPVGSTHEADVSDLESCCSVMSDVELTVTRSRAARKASQESSEAEVSSSRNVRSTRRRTPGKKVESSSSVVSESEPPTTCRRRSRRLAGTLNYAEEELSEADSCSSLGPPQKKVQSTRSRVAPVKAGDDKAGSSSSLPTESQRVTQSRRRSTKSSAKRQPEESDLSDTESLASQSSIRRSARSRKKVCPIPLNLDEASESSPTPSSRRTTRRTAAEKSCDSEGFESGSEYTVCSQQQAKTQSSSSQTVESEFDLTDGPSAPGSPCSSRTNSGSARLHRPLPSSTPVLETSPAGNAPHDSLLESTVVAEDADSTLLEEEKKTSVETEARPANLDGEEVLVEAAVATADQQGELSAEKQEEDSPAVEKMEEETGPSSSGATCEDVGADDGKDDDVHTQVSRDDRHLHGDVSGTQEDAEDMEVEQEANLQSSKEEEDIGEREPEAVAQVTPEEPPPEDAKATEKTSTSSPVASREDDETDAEEKDMGEGRDTKATENTTTSSTVASREDEGEESEDDDDTAERQVHTRKPEETAASVAEQRTPKKSPLKDTKATQKTTTSSTVASREDEEEESEDDDDTAERQIHSRKPEETAASVAEQRTPKKSPLKYTKATQKAVSLLESSEDEEDEEYEDISEQEDEDPGERQDPSGKAKKKAGAAGESLDGLFMVDTRPGQDIDEDYYTERLTQEEVVGAEEGEEEDEFVDEEAEDDEDDCGEAALLLSSRNPLLKEMSTRIDPGINMRRLGGLYITLDGGKSKPSSSSVNRQKGKKDQDEVMKKSVMGPDFEKKDAVPPYSETKQALKKKHRVEREKTTGDAWFNMKAPELTKELTNDLKLLKMRSSLDPKRFYKKNDRDGFPKYFQVATVVDNPVDFYHSRVPKKQRKRTMVEELLADAEFRSKNKKKYHNIVAEKAALASGKHKKFKKNKFHKKSEKVAK, encoded by the exons ATGGTTGCCACCAGAAGAGGATCGCGCGTGTGCTCTCCAACTAAAACAAATGTCGAGCAGCGCGTCGAAGACCTGGTAAAT GCCACTCCATCAACAGGGAGGCGAACCAGGAGTGCGGCCTCACAAGTGAAGAACTCCACTCAGCGGGTCCTGTTGGAAACCAGCAGTCGGCTTCAAGAAGAATCCGGCGGCCGGCCGACGCCCCTGTTGAGAAGATGCACCCGAGCCTCCAGACTCCACAGCCCCGAGCAGTCTTGCACCCCTGTGGGCTCCACCCACGAAGCAGATGTGTCCGACCTGGAGTCTTGCTGCTCCGTCATGTCCGACGTGGAACTAACGGTGACTCGCAGCAGGGCGGCCCGCAAAGCGAGTCAAGAATCATCCGAGGCGGAGGTCTCCTCTTCGAGGAATGTCCGAAGCACGAGGAGGAGAACTCCAGGAAAGAAGGTGGAATCCAGTAGCTCTGTTGTGTCTGAGAGTGAACCTCCGACGACGTGCCGCAGAAGGAGCAGAAGACTTGCCGGCACTTTGAATTATGCAGAAGAAGAATTGTCTGAGGCGGACTCTTGCTCTTCTTTAGGACCTCCGCAGAAAAAGGTCCAAAGCACGAGGAGCAGGGTAGCTCCTGTCAAGGCCGGAGATGACAAGGCGGGCTCAAGCTCTTCACTACCGACTGAATCCCAAAGAGTCACACAAAGTCGAAGGAGAAGCACCAAATCCTCCGCCAAACGGCAACCGGAAGAGTCCGACCTTTCTGACACGGAGAGCTTGGCTTCTCAGTCCTCGATCCGCAGAAGTGCCAGATCAAGAAAGAAGGTGTGTCCCATTCCCCTGAACCTGGACGAAGCCTCGGAAAGCTCGCCAACCCCGAGTAGCCGAAGGACAACTAGACGCACCGCGGCTGAGAAGTCTTGCGACTCTGAGGGCTTTGAATCCGGCTCTGAATATACCGTCTGCTCACAGCAACAGGCGAAGACCCAATCCTCTAGTTCCCAGACCGTCGAGTCAGAATTTGACCTGACGGACGGACCGTCTGCCCCGGGTAGCCCCTGCAGCAGCCGCACCAACTCGGGGAGCGCTCGGCTGCACCGGCCTCTGCCCAGTTCAACGCCTGTCCTGGAGACCTCCCCGGCGGGAAATGCACCACACGACTCCCTGCTGGAAAGCACGGTGGTCGCCGAGGACGCGGACAGTACCTTGCTGGAAGAAGAGAAGAAAACCAGCGTGGAAACTGAAGCCAGACCGGCAAATCTAGATGGGGAGGAGGTTCTTGTCGAGGCCGCAGTGGCGACCGCAGACCAGCAGGGTGAGCTGTCCGCTGAAAAGCAGGAAGAGGATTCCCCGGCAGTTGAAAAGATGGAGGAGGAAACGGGGCCTTCGTCCTCCGGGGCAACATGCGAGGATGTCGGAGCAGACGACGGAAAGGACGACGACGTGCACACACAGGTGTCGCGGGATGACCGGCATTTGCATGGAGATGTCTCGGGAACGCAGGAGGACGCGGAGGACATGGAAGTCGAGCAGGAAGCAAACTTGCAGAGCAGCAAGGAAGAAGAGGATATTGGTGAGAGGGAGCCTGAAGCGGTCGCGCAAGTGACACCTGAGGAACCTCCGCCTGAGGACGCGAAAGCCACGGAGAAAACGTCAACGAGCAGTCCTGTCGCAAGCAGAGAGGACGATGAGACGGACGCAGAAGAAAAAGACATGGGAGAGGGACGAGACACGAAAGCCACCGAGAATACCACAACAAGCAGCACCGTGGCGAGCAGAGAGGACGAAGGGGAGGAATCagaagacgacgacgacacgGCAGAGAGACAAGTCCACACCAGGAAGCCCGAGGAGACGGCGGCGTCCGTCGCTGAGCAGAGGACGCCTAAGAAATCTCCTCTTAAGGACACGAAAGCTACCCAGAAGACCACAACAAGCAGCACCGTGGCAAGCAGagaggacgaagaggaggaatcagaagacgacgacgacacgGCAGAGAGACAAATCCACTCCAGGAAGCCCGAGGAGACGGCGGCGTCCGTCGCTGAGCAGAGGACGCCTAAGAAATCTCCTCTTAAGTACACGAAAGCTACCCAGAAAGCAGTCAGCCTCCTGGAGAGcagtgaggatgaggaggatgaagagtACGAGGACATCTCCGAACAAGAAGACGAGGATCCAGGAGAGAGACAAGACCCCTCCGGGAAGGCCAAAAAGAAGGCGGGGGCGGCGGGGGAGTCTCTGGACGGCCTGTTCATGGTGGACACGCGACCCGGACAGGACATAGACGAAGATTACTACACGGAGCGCCTCACGCAGGAGGAGGTGGTCGGCGCCGAGGAAGGTGAGGAAGAGGACGAGTTTGTGGACGAAGAGGCCGAGGACGACGAGGACGACTGCGGGGAAGCGGCGCTCCTCTTGTCAAGCAGGAATCCTTTACT GAAAGAGATGTCCACTCGCATCGACCCGGGCATCAACATGAGACGGCTCGGGGGTTTGTACATCACTTTGGACGGCGGCAAATCAAAGCCCAGCTCCAGTTCGGTGAACCGGCAGAAGGGGAAGAAGGACCAGGATGAG GTGATGAAGAAGAGCGTGATGGGACCCGACTTTGAGAAGAAGGACGCGGTTCCACCTTACAGTGAAACCAAACAAGCCTTGAAGAAAAAGCACAGA GTGGAGCGCGAGAAGACGACAGGAGATGCCTGGTTCAACATGAAAGCTCCCGAGCTCACCAAGGAGCTGACGAATGACTTGAAACTGCTGAAGATGAGATCCTCCCTGGATCCCAAGAGGTTCTACAAGAAGAACGACCGAGATGGCTTCCCCAAGTACTTCCAG GTGGCAACCGTGGTGGACAACCCCGTCGACTTCTATCATTCCCGCGTTCCCAAGAAGCAGAGGAAGAGGACAATGGTGGAGGAGCTGCTGGCTGATGCAGAGTTCAGGAG TAAGAACAAGAAGAAGTACCACAACATCGTGGCCGAGAAAGCAGCTCTGGCATCAGGCAAGCACAAGAAATTCAAGAAGAATAAATTCCACAAGAAATCAGAGAAAGTCGCAAAGTGA
- the dnttip2 gene encoding deoxynucleotidyltransferase terminal-interacting protein 2 isoform X2, producing the protein MVATRRGSRVCSPTKTNVEQRVEDLATPSTGRRTRSAASQVKNSTQRVLLETSSRLQEESGGRPTPLLRRCTRASRLHSPEQSCTPVGSTHEADVSDLESCCSVMSDVELTVTRSRAARKASQESSEAEVSSSRNVRSTRRRTPGKKVESSSSVVSESEPPTTCRRRSRRLAGTLNYAEEELSEADSCSSLGPPQKKVQSTRSRVAPVKAGDDKAGSSSSLPTESQRVTQSRRRSTKSSAKRQPEESDLSDTESLASQSSIRRSARSRKKVCPIPLNLDEASESSPTPSSRRTTRRTAAEKSCDSEGFESGSEYTVCSQQQAKTQSSSSQTVESEFDLTDGPSAPGSPCSSRTNSGSARLHRPLPSSTPVLETSPAGNAPHDSLLESTVVAEDADSTLLEEEKKTSVETEARPANLDGEEVLVEAAVATADQQGELSAEKQEEDSPAVEKMEEETGPSSSGATCEDVGADDGKDDDVHTQVSRDDRHLHGDVSGTQEDAEDMEVEQEANLQSSKEEEDIGEREPEAVAQVTPEEPPPEDAKATEKTSTSSPVASREDDETDAEEKDMGEGRDTKATENTTTSSTVASREDEGEESEDDDDTAERQVHTRKPEETAASVAEQRTPKKSPLKDTKATQKTTTSSTVASREDEEEESEDDDDTAERQIHSRKPEETAASVAEQRTPKKSPLKYTKATQKAVSLLESSEDEEDEEYEDISEQEDEDPGERQDPSGKAKKKAGAAGESLDGLFMVDTRPGQDIDEDYYTERLTQEEVVGAEEGEEEDEFVDEEAEDDEDDCGEAALLLSSRNPLLKEMSTRIDPGINMRRLGGLYITLDGGKSKPSSSSVNRQKGKKDQDEVMKKSVMGPDFEKKDAVPPYSETKQALKKKHRVEREKTTGDAWFNMKAPELTKELTNDLKLLKMRSSLDPKRFYKKNDRDGFPKYFQVATVVDNPVDFYHSRVPKKQRKRTMVEELLADAEFRSKNKKKYHNIVAEKAALASGKHKKFKKNKFHKKSEKVAK; encoded by the exons ATGGTTGCCACCAGAAGAGGATCGCGCGTGTGCTCTCCAACTAAAACAAATGTCGAGCAGCGCGTCGAAGACCTG GCCACTCCATCAACAGGGAGGCGAACCAGGAGTGCGGCCTCACAAGTGAAGAACTCCACTCAGCGGGTCCTGTTGGAAACCAGCAGTCGGCTTCAAGAAGAATCCGGCGGCCGGCCGACGCCCCTGTTGAGAAGATGCACCCGAGCCTCCAGACTCCACAGCCCCGAGCAGTCTTGCACCCCTGTGGGCTCCACCCACGAAGCAGATGTGTCCGACCTGGAGTCTTGCTGCTCCGTCATGTCCGACGTGGAACTAACGGTGACTCGCAGCAGGGCGGCCCGCAAAGCGAGTCAAGAATCATCCGAGGCGGAGGTCTCCTCTTCGAGGAATGTCCGAAGCACGAGGAGGAGAACTCCAGGAAAGAAGGTGGAATCCAGTAGCTCTGTTGTGTCTGAGAGTGAACCTCCGACGACGTGCCGCAGAAGGAGCAGAAGACTTGCCGGCACTTTGAATTATGCAGAAGAAGAATTGTCTGAGGCGGACTCTTGCTCTTCTTTAGGACCTCCGCAGAAAAAGGTCCAAAGCACGAGGAGCAGGGTAGCTCCTGTCAAGGCCGGAGATGACAAGGCGGGCTCAAGCTCTTCACTACCGACTGAATCCCAAAGAGTCACACAAAGTCGAAGGAGAAGCACCAAATCCTCCGCCAAACGGCAACCGGAAGAGTCCGACCTTTCTGACACGGAGAGCTTGGCTTCTCAGTCCTCGATCCGCAGAAGTGCCAGATCAAGAAAGAAGGTGTGTCCCATTCCCCTGAACCTGGACGAAGCCTCGGAAAGCTCGCCAACCCCGAGTAGCCGAAGGACAACTAGACGCACCGCGGCTGAGAAGTCTTGCGACTCTGAGGGCTTTGAATCCGGCTCTGAATATACCGTCTGCTCACAGCAACAGGCGAAGACCCAATCCTCTAGTTCCCAGACCGTCGAGTCAGAATTTGACCTGACGGACGGACCGTCTGCCCCGGGTAGCCCCTGCAGCAGCCGCACCAACTCGGGGAGCGCTCGGCTGCACCGGCCTCTGCCCAGTTCAACGCCTGTCCTGGAGACCTCCCCGGCGGGAAATGCACCACACGACTCCCTGCTGGAAAGCACGGTGGTCGCCGAGGACGCGGACAGTACCTTGCTGGAAGAAGAGAAGAAAACCAGCGTGGAAACTGAAGCCAGACCGGCAAATCTAGATGGGGAGGAGGTTCTTGTCGAGGCCGCAGTGGCGACCGCAGACCAGCAGGGTGAGCTGTCCGCTGAAAAGCAGGAAGAGGATTCCCCGGCAGTTGAAAAGATGGAGGAGGAAACGGGGCCTTCGTCCTCCGGGGCAACATGCGAGGATGTCGGAGCAGACGACGGAAAGGACGACGACGTGCACACACAGGTGTCGCGGGATGACCGGCATTTGCATGGAGATGTCTCGGGAACGCAGGAGGACGCGGAGGACATGGAAGTCGAGCAGGAAGCAAACTTGCAGAGCAGCAAGGAAGAAGAGGATATTGGTGAGAGGGAGCCTGAAGCGGTCGCGCAAGTGACACCTGAGGAACCTCCGCCTGAGGACGCGAAAGCCACGGAGAAAACGTCAACGAGCAGTCCTGTCGCAAGCAGAGAGGACGATGAGACGGACGCAGAAGAAAAAGACATGGGAGAGGGACGAGACACGAAAGCCACCGAGAATACCACAACAAGCAGCACCGTGGCGAGCAGAGAGGACGAAGGGGAGGAATCagaagacgacgacgacacgGCAGAGAGACAAGTCCACACCAGGAAGCCCGAGGAGACGGCGGCGTCCGTCGCTGAGCAGAGGACGCCTAAGAAATCTCCTCTTAAGGACACGAAAGCTACCCAGAAGACCACAACAAGCAGCACCGTGGCAAGCAGagaggacgaagaggaggaatcagaagacgacgacgacacgGCAGAGAGACAAATCCACTCCAGGAAGCCCGAGGAGACGGCGGCGTCCGTCGCTGAGCAGAGGACGCCTAAGAAATCTCCTCTTAAGTACACGAAAGCTACCCAGAAAGCAGTCAGCCTCCTGGAGAGcagtgaggatgaggaggatgaagagtACGAGGACATCTCCGAACAAGAAGACGAGGATCCAGGAGAGAGACAAGACCCCTCCGGGAAGGCCAAAAAGAAGGCGGGGGCGGCGGGGGAGTCTCTGGACGGCCTGTTCATGGTGGACACGCGACCCGGACAGGACATAGACGAAGATTACTACACGGAGCGCCTCACGCAGGAGGAGGTGGTCGGCGCCGAGGAAGGTGAGGAAGAGGACGAGTTTGTGGACGAAGAGGCCGAGGACGACGAGGACGACTGCGGGGAAGCGGCGCTCCTCTTGTCAAGCAGGAATCCTTTACT GAAAGAGATGTCCACTCGCATCGACCCGGGCATCAACATGAGACGGCTCGGGGGTTTGTACATCACTTTGGACGGCGGCAAATCAAAGCCCAGCTCCAGTTCGGTGAACCGGCAGAAGGGGAAGAAGGACCAGGATGAG GTGATGAAGAAGAGCGTGATGGGACCCGACTTTGAGAAGAAGGACGCGGTTCCACCTTACAGTGAAACCAAACAAGCCTTGAAGAAAAAGCACAGA GTGGAGCGCGAGAAGACGACAGGAGATGCCTGGTTCAACATGAAAGCTCCCGAGCTCACCAAGGAGCTGACGAATGACTTGAAACTGCTGAAGATGAGATCCTCCCTGGATCCCAAGAGGTTCTACAAGAAGAACGACCGAGATGGCTTCCCCAAGTACTTCCAG GTGGCAACCGTGGTGGACAACCCCGTCGACTTCTATCATTCCCGCGTTCCCAAGAAGCAGAGGAAGAGGACAATGGTGGAGGAGCTGCTGGCTGATGCAGAGTTCAGGAG TAAGAACAAGAAGAAGTACCACAACATCGTGGCCGAGAAAGCAGCTCTGGCATCAGGCAAGCACAAGAAATTCAAGAAGAATAAATTCCACAAGAAATCAGAGAAAGTCGCAAAGTGA
- the gclm gene encoding glutamate--cysteine ligase regulatory subunit isoform X2 codes for MEKRGPDVAFRAGLTVKVSSSHLQECIQATLSSWFSTIEAPTEDLPDTLDCNIPQATDAIVPEEREELKVSAKLFLFESGQSSIRDAVEMACQTLAVSQLDSVIIAPRRLLAGDVQTLAPLQPEWEELEALVRSQRIAAIGTSDLDKDLLEQLYNWAQVKPSSNQVNLASCCVMPPELTAFAKEFDIQLLTHNDPTELISATTFREAMQEGTQNVSAAVWRLEWLLRYSIIVKSRGIIKAMGYLFSARKAEL; via the exons ATGGAGAAACGTGGTCCAGATGTTGCATTTCGAGCCGGGTTGACTGTAAAAGTCTCCTCATCACAT ctTCAAGAATGCATTCAGGCAACGCTGAGCAGCTGGTTCTCCACAATAGAAGCCCCGACTGAG gacTTACCAGACACGTTGGACTGTAACATCCCTCAGGCCACAGATGCTATCGTACCTGAGGAGAGGGAGGAGCTTAAGGTGTCAG CCAAGCTGTTCCTCTTTGAGTCGGGTCAGTCGTCCATCAGGGATGCAGTGGAGATGG CCTGTCAGACGCTGGCCGTGTCCCAGCTGGACTCGGTCATCATCGCGCCGCGCAGGCTCCTGGCTGGCGATGTCCAAACATTGGCCCCCCTTCAGCCGGAGTGGGAGGAGCTGGAGGCGCTGGTCCGCAGCCAGAGGATCGCCGCCATCGGCACCTCCGACCTGGACAAGGACCTGCTGGAACAGCTCTACAACTGGGCTCAG GTCAAGCCCAGCAGCAACCAAGTGAACCTGGCGTCCTGCTGCGTGATGCCCCCTGAGCTGACCGCCTTCGCCAAAGAGTTTGACATCCAGCTGCTCACACACAACGATCCCACGG AGTTGATATCGGCCACCACCTTCCGGGAAGCTATGCAGGAGGGAACGCAGAACGTGAGCGCAGCCGTCTGGAGGCTGGAGTGGCTCCTGCGCTACTCCATCATCGTCAAGAGCCGCGGCATCATCAAGGCCATGGGCTACCTGTTCAGCGCCAGGAAGGCGGAACTCTAG
- the gclm gene encoding glutamate--cysteine ligase regulatory subunit isoform X1: MDPHNTNAEAKRTLLNHAKTLRLHTGNLVNRTRLKKKCPCSPSEELQECIQATLSSWFSTIEAPTEDLPDTLDCNIPQATDAIVPEEREELKVSAKLFLFESGQSSIRDAVEMACQTLAVSQLDSVIIAPRRLLAGDVQTLAPLQPEWEELEALVRSQRIAAIGTSDLDKDLLEQLYNWAQVKPSSNQVNLASCCVMPPELTAFAKEFDIQLLTHNDPTELISATTFREAMQEGTQNVSAAVWRLEWLLRYSIIVKSRGIIKAMGYLFSARKAEL; this comes from the exons ATGGATCCTCACAACACGAACGCGGAGGCGAAGAGGACCCTGCTGAACCACGCCAAGACTCTGAGGCTGCACACGGGGAATTTAGTCAACAGAACTCGGCTGAAGAAGAAATGTCCGTGCTCGCCCAGCGAAGAG ctTCAAGAATGCATTCAGGCAACGCTGAGCAGCTGGTTCTCCACAATAGAAGCCCCGACTGAG gacTTACCAGACACGTTGGACTGTAACATCCCTCAGGCCACAGATGCTATCGTACCTGAGGAGAGGGAGGAGCTTAAGGTGTCAG CCAAGCTGTTCCTCTTTGAGTCGGGTCAGTCGTCCATCAGGGATGCAGTGGAGATGG CCTGTCAGACGCTGGCCGTGTCCCAGCTGGACTCGGTCATCATCGCGCCGCGCAGGCTCCTGGCTGGCGATGTCCAAACATTGGCCCCCCTTCAGCCGGAGTGGGAGGAGCTGGAGGCGCTGGTCCGCAGCCAGAGGATCGCCGCCATCGGCACCTCCGACCTGGACAAGGACCTGCTGGAACAGCTCTACAACTGGGCTCAG GTCAAGCCCAGCAGCAACCAAGTGAACCTGGCGTCCTGCTGCGTGATGCCCCCTGAGCTGACCGCCTTCGCCAAAGAGTTTGACATCCAGCTGCTCACACACAACGATCCCACGG AGTTGATATCGGCCACCACCTTCCGGGAAGCTATGCAGGAGGGAACGCAGAACGTGAGCGCAGCCGTCTGGAGGCTGGAGTGGCTCCTGCGCTACTCCATCATCGTCAAGAGCCGCGGCATCATCAAGGCCATGGGCTACCTGTTCAGCGCCAGGAAGGCGGAACTCTAG